The following proteins are encoded in a genomic region of Stutzerimonas balearica DSM 6083:
- a CDS encoding sigma-E factor negative regulatory protein produces MSREALHESLSAVMDNEADELELRRVLAASDDQEVRATWSRYQIARAVMHKELIEPRLDISAAVSAAIADEAVPSVPARAGAAWRNLGRLAVAASVTVAVLAGVRLYNQNDVAAPQLAQETAPPAISVPQATQGPAVLAGYSEGQAEVQAQPAAEAAPIDRWHEERLPSYVRQHAQQAAFGSGSDGALPYARAASMEER; encoded by the coding sequence ATGAGTCGTGAAGCCCTGCATGAATCGCTGTCCGCGGTGATGGATAACGAAGCGGACGAGTTGGAATTACGTCGCGTGCTCGCAGCAAGCGACGATCAAGAAGTACGTGCCACCTGGTCGCGTTATCAAATCGCCCGTGCCGTGATGCACAAGGAGCTGATCGAGCCGCGGTTGGATATCTCGGCAGCGGTTTCCGCCGCGATTGCCGATGAGGCTGTGCCGAGTGTGCCTGCTCGTGCAGGCGCTGCATGGCGCAATTTGGGCCGGTTGGCTGTAGCGGCCTCGGTGACCGTGGCAGTGCTGGCCGGCGTGCGTCTGTACAATCAGAATGACGTCGCGGCACCGCAACTTGCGCAAGAGACGGCTCCGCCAGCTATCTCCGTGCCGCAGGCCACTCAGGGGCCGGCTGTATTGGCGGGTTATAGTGAGGGGCAGGCGGAGGTGCAGGCGCAGCCTGCGGCCGAAGCTGCACCGATTGATCGCTGGCACGAAGAGCGTTTGCCGTCCTATGTGCGTCAGCATGCCCAGCAAGCGGCATTTGGAAGTGGCTCGGACGGTGCGCTGCCGTATGCTCGCGCAGCCAGCATGGAAGAACGCTAA
- the rpoE gene encoding RNA polymerase sigma factor RpoE, with translation MLTQEQDQQLVERVQRGDKRAFDLLVMKYQHKILGLIVRFVHDSHEAQDVAQEAFIKAYRALSNFRGDSAFYTWLYRIAINTAKNHLVARGRRPPDSDVSSEDAEFYEGDHALKDIESPERSLLRDEIEDTVHRTIQQLPEDLRTALTLREFDGLSYEDIASVMQCPVGTVRSRIFRAREAIDKSLQPLLHES, from the coding sequence ATGTTGACCCAGGAGCAAGACCAGCAGCTGGTTGAGCGTGTTCAGCGAGGGGATAAGCGCGCGTTTGATCTGCTGGTTATGAAATATCAGCACAAGATCCTTGGGTTGATCGTGCGCTTCGTGCACGACTCTCATGAGGCTCAGGATGTCGCGCAGGAAGCGTTCATCAAGGCCTACCGAGCGCTGAGCAACTTTCGCGGTGACAGTGCCTTTTACACATGGCTGTACCGCATCGCCATCAATACGGCGAAGAATCATCTGGTGGCGCGTGGTAGGCGTCCTCCAGACAGTGACGTAAGTTCCGAAGATGCCGAGTTCTATGAGGGTGACCACGCTCTGAAGGACATCGAGTCGCCGGAGCGGTCGCTGCTCAGGGATGAGATTGAAGACACCGTTCATCGGACAATTCAGCAACTGCCGGAAGATTTGCGCACGGCCTTAACATTGCGCGAATTCGATGGTCTTAGTTACGAAGACATTGCGAGCGTGATGCAGTGTCCCGTCGGAACGGTACGCTCCCGGATATTCCGGGCGCGTGAAGCCATCGATAAGTCGTTGCAACCCTTGTTGCATGAATCCTGA
- the nadB gene encoding L-aspartate oxidase encodes MSQHYQYDVLVIGSGAAGLTLALNLPESLRIAVLSKGDLSNGSTYWAQGGVAAVLDTSDTVDSHVADTLVAGAGLCHEQAVRFTVEHSREAIGWLIEQGVPFTRDDTHDREDGSFEFHLTREGGHSHRRIIHAADATGAAIFSTLLGRAQSRANIELLEQRVAVDLITEQKLGLPGKRCLGAYVLNRHTGEVDTFQSRFVVLATGGAAKVYLYTSNPDSACGDGIAMAWRAGCRVGNLEFNQFHPTCLYHPQAKSFLITEALRGEGALLKLPNGERFMPRFDERAELAPRDIVARAIDHEMKRLGIDCVFLDISHKPADFIKAHFPTVYERCLAFGIDITRQAIPVVPAAHYTCGGVVVDDAGRTDIPGLYAIGETSFTGLHGANRMASNSLLECFVYGRSAAEDILRELQQVPIPQDLPAWDASQVTDSDEDVIIAHNWDELRRFMWDYVGIVRTTKRLMRAQHRVKLLLSEIDEFYSNYKVSRDLLELRNLALVADLMISSAMQRKESRGLHYTLDFPQQLATAADTILVPPSADD; translated from the coding sequence ATGAGCCAGCATTATCAATACGACGTATTGGTCATCGGCAGCGGCGCTGCTGGCCTGACCCTAGCCCTGAATTTGCCTGAAAGCCTGAGGATCGCGGTCCTGAGTAAAGGTGACCTCTCCAACGGCTCGACCTATTGGGCGCAGGGGGGAGTAGCCGCGGTGCTGGATACCAGCGACACGGTGGACTCTCATGTCGCTGATACGCTTGTGGCCGGCGCAGGGCTGTGTCACGAGCAGGCCGTCCGCTTTACCGTCGAGCACAGCCGAGAAGCCATCGGATGGCTAATAGAGCAAGGTGTTCCCTTCACCCGCGACGACACGCACGATCGGGAAGACGGCAGCTTTGAGTTCCATCTCACCCGCGAAGGTGGCCACAGTCACCGACGCATCATCCACGCTGCCGACGCTACCGGCGCTGCAATCTTCAGCACATTGCTCGGGCGCGCCCAGAGCAGAGCCAATATCGAGCTCCTCGAACAGCGGGTTGCGGTCGACCTGATCACCGAGCAGAAGCTAGGCCTGCCGGGCAAGCGCTGCCTGGGCGCCTACGTCCTGAACCGCCACACCGGGGAAGTCGACACCTTTCAGTCGCGGTTCGTGGTGCTGGCGACCGGCGGCGCTGCAAAGGTCTACCTCTATACCAGCAACCCGGACAGCGCCTGCGGCGATGGCATCGCCATGGCCTGGCGCGCCGGGTGTCGCGTCGGCAACCTCGAGTTCAACCAGTTCCATCCAACCTGCCTGTATCATCCGCAGGCCAAGAGCTTTCTCATCACCGAAGCACTGCGTGGCGAAGGCGCTCTGCTGAAGCTGCCGAACGGCGAGCGCTTCATGCCGCGTTTCGACGAACGCGCAGAACTGGCGCCACGTGACATCGTGGCACGCGCGATCGACCACGAAATGAAGCGCCTGGGCATCGACTGCGTCTTCCTCGATATCAGCCACAAGCCTGCCGACTTCATCAAGGCTCATTTTCCGACGGTGTACGAGCGCTGCCTGGCGTTTGGCATCGACATCACTCGCCAAGCGATCCCTGTTGTTCCCGCCGCTCATTACACATGTGGCGGCGTGGTGGTAGACGATGCAGGCCGGACAGACATCCCGGGGCTTTACGCGATCGGCGAGACCAGCTTCACCGGCTTGCATGGCGCCAATCGCATGGCCAGCAATTCACTGCTCGAGTGCTTCGTCTATGGCCGTTCAGCGGCCGAGGATATCTTGCGCGAACTACAGCAAGTGCCCATACCGCAGGACCTGCCGGCCTGGGATGCCAGCCAGGTCACCGATTCGGACGAGGACGTCATCATCGCCCACAACTGGGACGAGTTACGGCGCTTCATGTGGGACTACGTCGGCATCGTGCGAACCACGAAACGCCTGATGCGCGCCCAGCACCGAGTGAAGCTGCTGCTCAGCGAGATCGACGAGTTCTATTCGAACTACAAGGTTAGCCGCGACTTGCTCGAACTGCGCAATCTGGCGCTGGTCGCCGACCTGATGATCAGCTCGGCCATGCAGCGCAAGGAAAGCCGCGGCCTGCACTACACGCTGGACTTTCCCCAACAACTGGCTACCGCAGCCGACACTATTCTGGTTCCGCCCAGCGCTGACGACTGA
- a CDS encoding protein YgfX — translation MSSPSNRSFEWRWRPSRRLAWSYALAACLAVLSVWLSAAPIGVKAVVLVLAGVHAGWVVPRSVTLSHPASWRALRLDAGGWQLWNAGSGWQSARLLPDSMALPALILLRMRLPGRRLAVSVCIPADSLPKDLHRQLRVRLKFSRQRWAEPE, via the coding sequence GTGTCCAGCCCAAGTAATCGATCCTTCGAATGGCGCTGGCGGCCATCGCGGCGGCTGGCCTGGAGCTATGCTCTCGCCGCCTGCCTGGCCGTGCTCAGCGTCTGGCTCAGCGCTGCGCCAATAGGGGTGAAGGCGGTGGTCCTGGTCTTGGCTGGAGTACATGCCGGATGGGTCGTCCCGCGCTCGGTCACGCTTTCGCATCCTGCTAGCTGGCGTGCTCTGCGGCTGGATGCCGGTGGCTGGCAACTCTGGAACGCCGGTTCCGGATGGCAGTCCGCCCGCTTGCTGCCGGACAGCATGGCACTTCCCGCGCTGATCCTGCTGCGTATGCGCCTGCCTGGCAGGCGTTTGGCTGTGAGTGTCTGTATCCCTGCCGACAGCCTGCCGAAGGATCTCCATCGGCAGCTGAGAGTTCGGCTGAAATTCAGTCGTCAGCGCTGGGCGGAACCAGAATAG
- a CDS encoding FAD assembly factor SdhE, with product MADQIELNRLFWHSRRGMLELDVLLVPFVKEVYPALDEEDQRRYRKLLECEDQDMFGWFMEREEPQDEDLRRMVRMILDRVQPK from the coding sequence ATGGCCGATCAAATCGAACTCAATCGCCTCTTCTGGCACAGCCGTCGTGGAATGCTGGAGCTGGACGTTCTGTTGGTGCCCTTCGTCAAGGAGGTCTACCCGGCATTGGACGAGGAGGATCAGCGCCGCTATCGCAAGCTGCTCGAATGCGAGGATCAGGATATGTTCGGCTGGTTCATGGAGCGTGAAGAACCGCAGGACGAGGACTTGCGGCGGATGGTTCGCATGATCCTCGATCGTGTCCAGCCCAAGTAA
- the ygfZ gene encoding CAF17-like 4Fe-4S cluster assembly/insertion protein YgfZ, translated as MTDAAYFCPLSHEGVLAVRGPDAAKFLQGQLTCNLAYIGEHTSSLGARCTPKGRMQSSFRIVQDGDGYLLAMATELLPPQLENLSKYAAFSKSRLSDESERWNRFGLSGADEVLASLGLDLPQAPDSVARQEGLLAIRLSDGRTELWAHQGAGQVREQLQTRLLQVPLEHWLLAQIRAGIGQVFGATTELFIPQMINLQALGGVSFKKGCYTGQEIVARMQYLGKLKRRLHRLSLMAPSTDLPSPGVELFSPTHGSSVGEVVLAAPTPDGIEMLVVLQEDAAADGRIYLGSPDGLPLTLLTLPYTLNPDQEIQR; from the coding sequence ATGACCGATGCCGCCTACTTCTGCCCCCTGTCGCACGAAGGTGTCCTTGCCGTGCGCGGCCCGGACGCCGCCAAGTTTCTGCAGGGTCAGCTGACCTGCAACCTCGCCTATATCGGCGAACACACCTCCAGCCTGGGCGCGCGCTGTACGCCGAAGGGGCGCATGCAGTCGAGCTTCCGGATCGTCCAGGATGGCGACGGCTATCTGCTGGCCATGGCTACTGAGTTATTGCCGCCACAGCTGGAAAATCTCAGCAAATACGCAGCTTTCTCCAAGTCCCGCCTGTCCGACGAAAGCGAACGCTGGAATCGCTTCGGCCTGAGCGGCGCCGACGAGGTGCTGGCCAGCCTTGGCCTGGACCTGCCTCAGGCGCCGGACAGCGTCGCGCGCCAGGAGGGGCTGCTGGCGATTCGCTTATCAGACGGCCGCACCGAGCTCTGGGCGCACCAGGGCGCCGGACAAGTGCGTGAGCAGTTGCAGACACGCCTCCTGCAGGTGCCGCTGGAGCATTGGCTGCTCGCCCAGATACGTGCCGGTATCGGGCAGGTCTTTGGTGCCACGACCGAGCTGTTCATACCGCAAATGATCAACCTTCAGGCACTCGGCGGTGTCAGCTTCAAGAAAGGCTGCTACACGGGCCAGGAAATCGTGGCGCGCATGCAATACCTCGGCAAGCTCAAGCGCAGGCTCCACCGGCTCAGCCTGATGGCCCCCTCGACCGACCTGCCGAGCCCGGGCGTCGAGCTGTTTTCGCCTACCCACGGCTCGAGCGTTGGCGAGGTGGTACTGGCAGCCCCGACGCCGGACGGCATCGAGATGCTTGTCGTGCTACAGGAAGACGCCGCGGCCGACGGCCGCATTTATCTCGGCTCGCCGGATGGCCTGCCGCTCACCCTGCTGACGCTTCCCTATACCTTGAACCCCGACCAGGAAATCCAGCGCTGA
- a CDS encoding HDOD domain-containing protein — MSTLAEKVQRDLLLAIENDDLVLPTLPEVALRVREAAEDPDISIAALSKVIGNDAALTARIIKVVNSPLLRTNREINDLQTAIGRLGINYTCNLATGLAMEQMFQATTDVVDRKMREVWNKSTEVAAISHVLCRHYTRLLPDQATLAGLVHQIGVLPILTYAEEHGALMADSISLNHVIDKIHPILGERILRTWDFLEPIAVVPGQYCDFTRDSAAADYTDIVQVATLQSYLGTNHPLTQLDWQRIPAFAKLGLDPSTLLHDDEDLSVAMDAAMSMLQ, encoded by the coding sequence ATGAGCACCCTCGCCGAAAAGGTCCAACGCGACCTGCTGCTAGCCATCGAGAACGACGACCTGGTGTTACCGACTCTGCCCGAGGTCGCCTTGCGCGTACGCGAGGCCGCCGAAGATCCGGATATCAGCATTGCTGCGCTGAGCAAGGTCATCGGCAACGATGCCGCGCTGACCGCGCGCATCATCAAGGTGGTCAACAGCCCCCTTTTGCGCACCAACCGGGAGATCAACGATCTGCAGACGGCCATCGGTCGCCTGGGCATCAACTACACCTGCAACCTGGCCACCGGGCTGGCCATGGAGCAAATGTTCCAGGCCACCACCGACGTGGTCGACCGCAAGATGCGTGAAGTCTGGAACAAGAGCACCGAGGTCGCAGCCATCAGCCATGTGTTGTGCCGCCATTACACGCGCCTGCTGCCCGACCAGGCGACACTCGCCGGCCTGGTGCACCAGATTGGCGTCTTGCCGATCCTGACCTATGCCGAAGAGCACGGCGCCCTGATGGCCGACTCGATCAGCCTGAACCACGTGATCGACAAGATTCATCCGATCCTCGGCGAGCGCATCCTGCGCACCTGGGACTTCCTCGAGCCGATTGCCGTCGTGCCCGGTCAGTACTGCGACTTCACTCGCGACTCCGCCGCGGCCGATTACACCGATATCGTGCAGGTCGCCACACTGCAGAGCTACCTGGGCACCAACCATCCCCTCACCCAGCTGGACTGGCAGCGGATTCCCGCCTTTGCCAAGCTCGGCCTCGACCCCAGCACCCTGTTGCACGATGACGAAGACCTTTCGGTCGCCATGGATGCTGCAATGAGCATGCTTCAATAA
- a CDS encoding DUF4142 domain-containing protein — translation MMHATRTYLRAAAVLLLGFAANLAHAAQGDDFLDRASANGIAEIETARMALETSQAEDVRAFAQRMLDDHTKSRQDMARLAKEKNLPLSDEATLMNKAKAMILELRDGEDFNEAYANNQVVAHEQTIELYRDYLKNGQNSDLKQFAEKMLPTLEEHLQQAKQLQTRHVEQD, via the coding sequence ATGATGCACGCTACCCGAACCTATCTTCGCGCCGCTGCCGTCCTGCTGCTCGGCTTCGCCGCCAACCTGGCTCACGCCGCACAGGGCGATGACTTCCTCGACCGGGCGTCAGCCAATGGCATTGCCGAAATCGAGACCGCGCGCATGGCGCTCGAAACGAGCCAGGCAGAGGACGTGCGCGCCTTTGCCCAGCGGATGCTCGACGACCATACGAAGTCACGCCAGGACATGGCGCGCCTGGCCAAGGAAAAAAACCTGCCGCTCTCCGACGAAGCCACGTTGATGAACAAGGCCAAGGCGATGATTCTCGAGCTGCGTGACGGCGAGGACTTCAACGAGGCTTATGCGAACAACCAGGTCGTGGCCCACGAGCAGACCATCGAGCTGTATCGCGACTACCTGAAGAACGGCCAGAACTCGGACCTGAAGCAGTTCGCCGAAAAAATGCTACCCACGCTCGAGGAGCATCTGCAGCAGGCCAAACAACTCCAAACCCGACACGTCGAGCAAGACTGA
- the ung gene encoding uracil-DNA glycosylase has translation MPQDERIKLEPSWKEALREEFEQPYMKELAAFLRREKAAGKVIYPPGPLIFNALNSTPLDQVKVVIIGQDPYHGPGQAHGLCFSVQPGIAPPPSLQNIYKELKRDLNLPVPPHGYLQRWAEQGVLLLNTSLTVERGLAGSHAKAGWHRFTDRIIEIVADRRPHLVFLLWGAHAQGKARLIDPTRHLLLKSAHPSPLSAHRGFIGNGHFSRANQFLRQHAMEPIDWRLPEAV, from the coding sequence ATGCCGCAGGATGAGCGAATCAAGCTGGAGCCCAGCTGGAAGGAAGCGCTACGAGAGGAGTTCGAACAGCCCTATATGAAAGAGCTGGCGGCGTTCCTGCGTCGAGAGAAGGCGGCGGGCAAGGTCATTTATCCTCCGGGGCCGCTGATATTCAATGCGCTGAATTCGACACCGCTCGATCAGGTCAAGGTGGTGATCATCGGTCAGGACCCTTACCACGGTCCGGGGCAGGCGCACGGCCTGTGCTTTTCCGTGCAGCCGGGTATTGCGCCGCCACCCTCGCTGCAGAACATCTACAAGGAACTCAAGCGCGACCTGAACCTGCCGGTTCCGCCGCATGGTTACCTGCAGCGCTGGGCCGAGCAGGGCGTGTTGCTGCTCAACACTTCACTGACCGTCGAGCGTGGTTTGGCAGGCTCCCATGCCAAAGCAGGCTGGCATCGGTTCACCGACCGGATCATAGAGATCGTGGCCGACCGACGGCCACATCTCGTGTTTCTGCTGTGGGGAGCGCACGCACAGGGTAAAGCACGGCTGATCGACCCCACCCGACATTTGCTGCTCAAGTCGGCTCACCCATCGCCGCTTTCGGCGCACCGCGGTTTCATCGGCAATGGGCACTTCAGTCGGGCCAATCAATTCCTCAGGCAGCACGCCATGGAGCCCATCGATTGGCGCCTGCCCGAGGCTGTTTAA